Below is a genomic region from Daphnia pulicaria isolate SC F1-1A chromosome 10, SC_F0-13Bv2, whole genome shotgun sequence.
tttcaattcaaaattcattcGCTTAAACAAATCCTCGAACAGTAGGGAGAGAAGTGAACCGGCTAACTCCAAACGCTTGTTACCGTAATAATCACGATCATCAACAGAAGTTGGGTCATTTTCAGCTTGAATAACTCGACGAATCATTAATGCGAGATACATAGCCTTTGCTTTGAAATTAAAGTTTTCCACCTATAAACGGTTGAAATTACATTAAATATAGTTCATTTTTAGCTAGAACAAATGGTCTTACTGGAACATGGGCTAAAATAGTCGTAGCAAGGGTCTCCCTGGCTTCTTCGGTTGCTGTTTTCTTCGGACCTCCAAAAAACCGTTTCTGGCGCAATTTGTTACCCAGATGTCTATTAAAATCGGAGAAAGAGCAAGGGAAGATATAGTTATCTAAACTATTGTGGCTGACAACATGGCTAATTTCTTCGTTTACCCTAGAGCTTGTTGTTGAGTGAAGATGGAAGCTCGAACGCACTCTTCTAGTGAAGGGGCGAATGACGTCATCACACGATCATCAGTACCGATCATTTGGACTATTTCTTGATCAGACACAATCCCCATGGCTTTAAACACTATAGCAACCGGTATGTCCTAGAGGAACGgtttcgttatttttcaaatattgaagTTTATGAACGTTTTAATTTACATCTTGGAAACTATTTTGTTTCAGATAGTATTTCCCTTTGTTAACAACGACGTTGGTACGCGTCTTCGTTCCATGGGTACTGCTGGTGACTTGACAAGACATATTTCCTTTCCTATCCTGCTCGACGATCATGCGATTTTTTGACATTTGCTCTTGAATTAAAATTACCTACAACAAacattataagaaaaaatacaaaaaagctAAAGAATAATTACTGAATACTTTTTCATTTCCGCGAACAATAAAATATCCTCCACAATCATATGGGCATTCATTCTTTTTCGCCATCTCCGCGGGTGAAATACCAGCTAGTGTGCAATTTGAGCTCCTGAGCATGATGGGCATCCTCCCAATTGGAATTCCATTACGAACAATCCTTTGTTGCCCTCTGGTATATTCAATATCCACAGTAACTGGTGCTGAATACGTCATATCTCTCAATCTGCACTCATGTGGTGTGGTCAGCCGAGACTAAGTCACAGAAAGAAGTTAGCAACATAAGAAATGGTTTCTTAAAACATTGAGTAGCTTTACATGGTTCATATCTTCAATCGAGTCTGGCTTCCCCACATGAATATCCAAATATTTGATGTAGAAGGTTTGGTCAGCATGACTtacaactttttcattggCTTTCACAATCTTCTTAATATCTACATTTATAAAATAGTTGTAGGAATCAATGTGCTGTTTTACAAGACCTTTGGTCTTGAGAAATGCTGGAACAAGCTTCCATTTTTCCTGAAAACATAAAGAAATCAGGTTCAATGTTCATTGATACAAGAAAGAATTTTGGTACCTCAACAGCCTTTATTGGTTCCAATAGTTTTTCCAAATCCGCACACACATCCCTGCTCGCTTCTCCCATTTCCCCCaaatataaaacaattaaGTTCTAATAAAACCCCTCAACAGAATTTTTACTGGTAAAATGGCGAAATAATATTTGTTAAAACGTTGAGCCGTGGTGTGTCTATTCTACGTtgataaaaatgtgttttgctAAAATGTGTACTAAGTACTAGAGTACCAAGTGCACGGCGAGACAGGCTGACGACATGTGATGATGCGAATTAAATTCTAGTTTCTAGCAGACGCACCGACCATTGAATTGAAGCGCCAATACTACCGCACTGTCATCTATCGGATTGATTATTCACCAGCAGTTGTTTTGCTAGGGCCTAAAAACGTAGAGATCCTACCAGCTGATCGACCACACAATTTGAACTCCTGTCAAATTCTTCAGTACTGTTCTAGTTcagttgtctttttttcacCAATTAGATAAAATCAAGGGATAAAATGTCTCCTATTGGAATTCACCAATTTTCCGGAAAAGTTCTAGACAAAAATGTTTGCTTTCAGGCATTAAAATTAACAGATCAGCTATTGCTTTGGATCGGCATGGAAAGCGACCCATCTTTCAAAGATTTTGCTGTAGCAATGAGCACGCCGTACGAAAAATCACCCACAACAGTCAAGATCTTAGGCGATCCATCTTCTCTTACGTCTTCAACACTTGCCAGCCGCTTATCCAAGAGATGCAAGAAACCTGTTTTTGTCAGCTTCAACATTTCAGAAACTAATCAAGAACTGTTCACCAAGATTGAAGAACGATTATTAGAAGAAATTATGATCTCCCCAGAATTGTTCTGATGAATTCAACTGTGAAATCTAGCTCAATACAAGCATATTGTCTTTGTATCTATTTTTGTTACACAGATTCTTTTAAGATTTGAACAAAAACAGCATAGTAATAATCAGGCAAAGCAGTATTTAGGTTTTTGTGTGTCAGTGAATTTAAGGAAATGAGTTAATCTAACAATCCGTAACTCGATGTAAAATAACTTCCTACCACGACACATGTGGTATTCAATTAACAGCCGTTTCCGTTTGACTCTTTACCTTTCTATTCTTACAGGGAAAATGAGAAACGACAGGCGTAATACGACAAGGAGAGCAACAAACAATTGTGACAATATTTTCTACATAAAATCTGGTACTCCACAATCTGATCAGACGGAACAAGACTAGGTGGGCTCGTGAGACTCTTTTTTAATGTGCAACTCTGTATGAAACTGTGCAGTTTTACCTTGTCTCATCGTCAATTTTTTCTAGGTTTtacgatcttttttttttgtaggtaAGAAATATGAAAATGGCCCAGAACAAGTTTCCGCCTCCTGCTAAATATGTAGACGGTTGCGTAATGTAATGTTAAGCGTCGTTCACAGTGCGCCAAGATATTATTTGTATAACGGTTGAAGGAAAACTATCTTTAAGCAACAAAGGGTCTTGATGGGATTTTAACGGCGGTACAAGAAAATagatcgaagaaaaagaaacagctaAACGGACAAAACCGATTATCTGCCGATCGACCATTTCTAGGTAAGTCGGCCATGAATCACTCAAACTTGAccacctgttttttttttgttttgcttatgCTCGTAGCCTATAGAATGTAGTGATATAGAACGCTACTCTTTCGTGTTTACAAAGAGCCCGCAAAACCAACCGATTGCAAATACAATACcgcgaatgaaaaataaaatgccttGGTTGAATGATGGATTTTTTGGAAACCCCTAGTTTGACCACGAATAAGTTGCTGTATATTGTCATGAAtgccaaaaaaaattgccaacGGAAAGGTGAAAAACtgggatattattattaaaagttTTAGTGGTTGGAAAGCTGAGTGGATGTGCTGGCGAAATTGGGGGGACGAACTGGATCGAATAAACTGATATATGAAAAGAAGATTAATATTCTCACCGGCCTAGATATTTGCCAACAGAGAAAGATGTAAAGGATGGGTAAAAATTCACCGTTAATCAGTAGCCGGACGGCTATTTGTCCACCTGTTATTCTGTCTGAAGGTGTATGCTTCAGGGTGTGTGACATCACAAGCACAGCTGCAAGCTAGGCAGACACATGATGAGACCTCATTTCCGAGTTGCGCTTTTTTCCCCGTCtttcacatttcaaaatgacAGATAGTATTTATATCTAGGCTATATAGTGCTATCGCATCAACCGGTTGCGTGCGTCCGTAATGAATTGTTGAGCGCTATTGATACGTTGTTGCGTCACGCTCGCCAACCATCAAATGGTCAGTTCCGAATTCAAATACTTCAATAAGTAGTTCACCGGTTTGACAGGTGGTTTTCGCGTCGACGATTAGATGGATGTAGTATATTATCACATAAAATTATACTGCAAGGTAATGGGTTTACTTTGGTGCGTTGCACATTCGTCTCTGCATCCGTTACAAGTATTGAGGTGAATGAGATAAAAATGATTTATGACTAGTACTTACTGAATGTCCGACTCGAAATGATTGCCCTCTAATAGATCATAATCAAATataagtaacaaaaaaaaggattgttattttatttgaacgtGAAGAGTCTGCCATTGGTTCAACTAGAGCGATAAATTCCCTTTCCCAAAAATTACAACCAAGGCATCAGAAATGGAGAAAACTGTGAGCACTTCGTTACAGTTGAACGACTCATCTTTGGAAATTCTCGCGTGcttcaaataaaattctgaTCCGACGATTGGAATGAAGTGAAATGAACGCATCCTTGACATGCTCTGATTTGTCAGACGTAGGCAGCCCTACATCTCTGACCCATCGAATcctcaacattttaaaaagtggcggagaaagaaagctgAAAGACGGATGAGCCACAAACCATGGAAAAACAAAGGAGGAAATGTTTTCCTCACATTTAATTCTGGGAGGAGGAAAAACATCCGAAGCATTCTGTAGCCCTCCTAAATGGTGTCACCACGCACCAACAGCGAATAAGGTCGCACTGGCTTAGCCCTTGGAGGATCACCGATTCACTATCGGACCTCATCGCACCTGAACGCAAGTGATCGTTAAGAGAGGTTTGATCTGTTTCATCAAGACATTTGATGGCGCATCGCACTGCGTTGAAAATTCTGAAATATCTTTAGTTCACTATCTACGTACCAGCAGAAATGCGATGGGCCAGAATGGCTGACGTGCTGGGGAAAACAAGGCCGTGTCGCTCCCGCAAGCGCCCTTAATTGGATCTCCTTCCCGGGACACATGCGTATGATTAATCAAAAATGCTGTAAAAAGAAACgacagaaagagaagaaaaacgacTTTCTCCAATATAAGACGCCTGGATGGTATATAGCCCCAGAGCCCGTCCCGCTTTTCTTCGGCCAAACCAACACGTACTGCACATAACGGCGCAACGGCCAATTGCTGCTGGAACAATTTGGGTTTCCTAAAATCTTCCAACGGTAAAAGATGGCCTCCTGTCAGCTTTCGAGACTGTCTCGCCATGACGTGGTATTGTCCTTCTAGTGAAAGTTGGGTACATTTTTAAGTACGCAAGCAATTTCATTTAGTTGCTCCATTGGGCAATAAGTACCATGTTAACTTGTCCGGCCCAAAGGATAAGCCAACGGCTTATGATGAACTACTAGATGATACCTGTTTGCCTTttcagctttcctttccacgCTAtcttttatttggtgtaaaatGCTGAAAAATTCTGGGAAAGTAAAAGTCCATTTCTTATTATAACTAGAGTTGATTTTCTCGCCCCAAGCTAAGAGTCTCCAAAAAGTGGCTGCCAGATGTATAGCCTCGATCGCTCATTTTTGGTCATATGGTAACACACATTTGATTTGGGGTAAAGCAATGTTATAAGCTATTTGGTGAGCCGtcgggagagaaagaagaaaaaaaaaacaattatgagGAAGAAAGAAGGAAGTCTAATGAACTACCCCGAAAAATAAGCCGCTGAACTTGAGTAGCATAGCGGTAGCAGCTGCTACCCCGATGTTAAATCACCATCCAATATTACAAGCTATTTTGCGGAGTAGCAAAGAGAAAGTCAGGAAAGATTTGAGTGTTTTCCCAACTGAAATTAGCTAACAATTTCTGTAACAGAAATCGTTTTTCGATATAAGCCAATTTCATAATCTCTCACGCGCGCAATACCAACAAACGATGCAAATGTAAGcagttttcaattcttttgttcGGTAGTCATTGTGGGTAAACAGGGAAGAACCCCCCTAGGAAAACCCTTGTCAACGATCGTAAAATGTTTTCATAGTTTTCTCCGCAGTTTATAGGGCATCACTttgagttttttgttttttaaattaacaaatatACTTAGTTGGATTGTAAAGGCGTTACATACCGCTTGGTGTCCATCCTATTTACGGCGCGTGGTACTTTCTCTTCGTCGACGAAGTGATTACACTCATTCTTGCAGCCTAAGGAAAGAAGAACATACTAGACGCCGATCTCTAGATAGTAGgaagcatttcttttttctttctctcactgatctttttattgtattttccCCTCTGGTCTTTTCTTTCGTGTGCCGGCTGTCCACAAGAGATCCCCGACCACCAGCCCATCGCCAAGTAACCAGAtggaaaaaggaggaagaaaagaataagaaggagaagaacaggagaaagaaaacaccTTTGGCTGCCGTGACGTATACAGAGTGAAAACCAAAGGATGGTCCAGTAAGGTGTGGGCGGAGTTATCGGGTGATAGTTGTATAAATATGCCTGCACCGTGAATCCAGTATCATTCTCAAAACGAGTGTGCAGTGTACTCCATTTGATCCTATTTCGCCTGCAAGTTCCAAACATTTCCAGGAATATGAAGATTTCCGTCGCGGTAactattctttttcaaaaaataattccctGTTCACTAAAtcacctgaaaaaaaaatgttttaagtttatttccttagattaaaattaaaaattaaaaaaaaagtctaaatAAATAGTACGTACCATTTAGGTCAAAAGGGGAAACATGTGTGTCAAATCTGGAACACCATACGTGTACACTGTACAGTATTCCaaaggaataatttttttaacgactGTGAAACTAGGCCGTTATGGACTTGGAGACGATCTGTCGCCTGTGCCGAAAATAATCTAAATAAcggatttcatttttgtcgTGTGTGCTGACTTCCAGGTTGGATTATTGTGCCTGGTCGGTCTGTCGGTCTGTTATCCGGCACAGCCCAATGAAGGTCCCTTTGAACGACGCAACTTGCGGAAGAAGAATGTGGTTAGCGGACCTCGTGAAGATTTCCGCAGCCGCCAGTCTGAGCCACTTCAACCAGAGTACCTGACATCTAAGCCCAAGAAAACCAGCCAATACACTCCTCTAGGCCCCAGTGTCCTCGACCGCGAGTCCTCCCCTCAGGAGAGCTTCGTCAGACCCGTTTTAACGCAAAAACGCAAGCCTATCAGTCCAGTTAGACCAGCAGCCGAGAAGTACGTCGCCGAGGCCAGCAACACCTACGGTGACAGCAGTTACGACGATTCCCATCTTAAATTCGAACAGGGAGTTCAGAATAGCGCCGCTTCTTACAACAGTGATCAGGTCTTTTGCATATGCTGACACACCTTTGTGGAACGTGGGAACTAACTGTAACAcacattgttttgttttactacAGGGAGTGAAGGATGGCCGCGTCCAATTCTCCATCGCCGGCCAACAGGGACCCAACAGCTACCGTTTCGGTTACGACACCGGCAAAGGGTATGTAAAATAATGGATGGGAATCTCATTTGTAAATTCAGAACAGAATTACTTACCCGTTTGTTGGTTTGCTGTCTAGACCCGATCGTACTTTCCGTATCGAAGAACGTGACGCTGCTGGTATCATCCATGGTCGCTACGGATTCTACGATCCATCTGGCAAATTCCGCATCGTCAACTATTCGGCTCATCCTGAGCACGGATTCGCTATCGTTTAAACGTGTTTAGCAAAACTTCCCGGCCGGAGGGTAACTACATCGACGTCTGCTGAATTTCTTATAAGTTACTCGTTTTCTTCATTAAATGTTTGTTGTCGTTGGTATAGCTGTGCTACGCCaatcgaatttttgtttttcgaataCACCCTTCTCTTGATGAGAAGTTAAAAACCTAATTTcgggaaatcaaaattttgtgGCACGTGTATTGAACACGTATCCTCAGTGGTCAAATATCCCATGGTTCcttcaaaaataattgaaaataaagtgGCTGGCGAGTTGGTTGGGATTTCTggttcttttcactttttctcgGCTGCGATGGTAACTCCACGACGAATCTGACCCCATCCAATCAATCTACACGCGAAAAGATAAATTCAGCAACG
It encodes:
- the LOC124314580 gene encoding uncharacterized protein LOC124314580, with amino-acid sequence MKISVAVGLLCLVGLSVCYPAQPNEGPFERRNLRKKNVVSGPREDFRSRQSEPLQPEYLTSKPKKTSQYTPLGPSVLDRESSPQESFVRPVLTQKRKPISPVRPAAEKYVAEASNTYGDSSYDDSHLKFEQGVQNSAASYNSDQGVKDGRVQFSIAGQQGPNSYRFGYDTGKGPDRTFRIEERDAAGIIHGRYGFYDPSGKFRIVNYSAHPEHGFAIV